The stretch of DNA tattactcaACAGTTGCAAGGGCAAATGATGAACTAAATGCtcgttttgatttttttaatattaaaaatgattttttttaaatttttttttacacttaaggttaaaacataaaaaattaaaattaaattcatcacataagaaaataaatattaaaggtACACAAAGACGAGTAGATTACAAAGCTAGACCCCCTTTTGAGATGGATCTTACGCAGAAAATTAcgcaaatttaataaaagataaaagttAGAATATGACTCAATCGAGAAGGaggaggaaataaaataaaccaaaaaaaacagaaaggaaaataattaaagtaaTATTCGTAGCAGGAGGTCCTTCGCAGAGCCCTTTTGAGAAGCAAAACATGCaggtggaataaaaaaaaggagacgTGGGAGGTGTTTTAATTAGTTTACCTGCGTGAGTGACGTCAGCATAGCCGCATCTGTTCCATCCTGCAAAGACAATCTCAAGTGAGTTAAGAgtgtgaaagtttttctttgaaatcttcccaaaaaaaaaaaagattttcttcagtGTTTTTAAGAGTTCTTTGACGACCCTTTTACCTGACTCTGACTCATGTCATGCAACTCCTGCGCCAGGCTATTCGATGTTCCATTGAGGAGATTTCTTCCCTCTTCAACGCCTCGTGTTAGAACAAGTGCCTGGAGTTCCTCATTGGCTTCCTCGAGATCTgcaagagagaaagagaagaataaaataattgattgaaattcataattttaagattaattcttaaataaaaattgaaaaaatacaaattcgtttgaagtttcttttaaaattaatttgaatttaaattaacagaaattctaaaatagaGTTTTAAATagacttaagattcttaaatttcatttttgtcTAAGAGttcagaaataaaatatttttaaaaaatcgataaaaaaatttaaaatttcttaagtaaacttttaaagttatttttcaaatttcattaaagaaaaattaacaataatagctttaaaagtattaattttaaaaatttaaaaagttgaGGTTTGGAGCTTTTTGACTCTATAGCTACAAagactcaaaaaaaatcttaagagttttcttaaaaatcattttcagggtttttaagggttttttttaacgtatttaacaaagttaaaaataattgaaaaaaattaatttggtgatttaaaaaaaatatatttctgaaattttgaattcttaattcttttcattataattttatttgactttaagtttcattttaatttattaaaattttggtttaacgagaattttgatttaatttagtaACAAACTTTGAATTGatctaatttttaataaaaatttaaatataaactaATTTTGAAACAGAGTccattaaaagtattttttaggCGTAATAAACTATtcctaattgatttttttttaatttcgatttttttattaaatatttgtttaatttttgaatcattaacaagatcaaattaattttttaaattatacttAAACCACAATTTCaacaataataattgaaaaggtttaattgtttgattttttttttcaaaattagctcaaaaatcatttaaaataattttaaaaatttgatcttgttaattattcaatatcaataaaacaaaattattttaacaaaaatagaaaacttgaaaactttaaaaaatcactaaaaacgGTTATTTgctcctaaaaaaaaacttttaatgcaTTCTGTttgtaaattagtttttagttcaaatttttattaacaaatagATTAATTCAAAGTTAgttgttaaattaattcaaaattcattaaaaactaaaattttaataaattaaaattaaattaaaaatcaaataaaattataatgaaaaaaattaggaatttcaaaaatcaaaaatatatattgttaaatcataaaattaaaatttttttaattctgtaattttaataaaaaaaaattattaaaaatgatcattaaaattaaataattgtcCCTAattgattgcaaaaaaatctaaaatcatttttatttaatttaaagaataaattccttaTCAATTCATTTCAACATCTCACAGagagaaatttgaattatttgtaTTTCATAACTCCGATAAGGAATTTTCCCGGAATCATcgtgtttttcttttcgtttatttttaagaaaacaaattgataAGAACCTACTGGAGCTAGATTAAACCCCCCTATAGGCAGACATCAATGTAAGAGCTGAATTGAGAGCAAATACTAAATCTTCGGGGAATCCCATCCTTGAAAGCAACAAACTCAGAAATCTCTCCGcgattgataagaaaattcaaatgtaaCGTCTTCTAACGACTTAAGAGATATTTGTGATTTCTTCTATTCTTAAGATTATGTAGACTCACTTTTGTTAACTTGACGCAATTCATCGAGCTCCTGATGTAACTCCTCCAGTCTTATGGATTCCGGGGACGTGGTGGGCATGGCTGGACCTCGTTCGCTCCTCAGTCGATCCACCTCCCGACTCATTTCCAGCATCAACTCCTCTGTGGCAACTTTCTCCGCCAGCAACTTCTTCTCGCGCGCCTGCAGCTCCAAAACTTCCTGCTGGAGTGCCGTATAGTTATCCTTGGTGATCTCAAGCTTCTCCTCCGTGGCATGGAGATCAGCTGCTTGTTTATCGCACTGAATTCGCAGCCGGTGGGCCTCTTCCTGCAGTGCTGTCGCCTCCTTCTCCACCGTTCGCACCTTTATCTGACAATTCTCCGTCTGCAGTTGCGCCTCACGCTCCATCCGTGCCAGCAGCTCACGATTCCTGCGCTGCTCCTCGGCGATCCTCTCCTCGGCGCGCATCTCACATTCCCGCAACTGCTCCTCGAGCATGTGATAGCGCGCCTGGAGGACCGCATATTCCGTCTTGGTGCGCGTCGTGATGTCCTCCACGTTGTTCTGTGAATCAGCCAAATTTGTTACCTGTCGCTGCAGCAATTCGAGCTGAaatgatgaaataaattatttttagttattttctcggagatttttctttatttaataaattgtttttttttaatcaaaaattctcttgCGAATTcccttaagaaaattcttttcattttttgattttttttatatgattgAATTACATATTATTATGAAAACACTGAAAGAAATAGTTGGTAAAGTtggtaaaatataattttgtgacaattatttttttactcgaTGGCAATGTAATAAATTGTAGTAGGCATACGTCGAAAAAATAGAACCCGGCTGACCTACAAcattttttactatttttaaagtaaaaaattaaaaggaacattttgtaaaataataaaataatttaatgttttcttaattctggagaaaatgtttaagaaaaaagctcGACGGGGCTTAAAATCGAACCATTTTTGTCTCTATTTGTTGACACAGCcagataaaatattgattaacgAATCTAATCTTTAAGCTGAGGAATTTCTTATCAAGAAGACAGAAGATAAGTTTGCAAACTAATGAAAATTCCGTATTTCAAACAACTCCGATGCCCTTTCCCATAATCAAAATCTTATCggacattttttcttgaatttctagTAATtcacaaagtgaaaaatatctGCTAACTTTACAAATATTTAGCTCaaaggtttaaaaattttatattatttttttattttaaattaatttaatattttttgtacggtttttgcaaaattgatgtaaaaaagttttaaaaaatatcgaaaCTTAATAAGACGTAGATTTCTTTACCTTTCAATGATAGTTATAACTTTAACTATCattcatcaattaaaattttaatgaaaaagttttttttaggttttgtGTAGCAAATTCTTCTCAGTTTTTCATGATTTGCTTAAAGATAATTGAGATAAAtcacatttgacattttaccCCATGCTTATGTCCCCACGCTTCTGTTCCTTAAATAAATCGAAAACAccataaatatatgtaaaaaaaaaatgcttttccgATTAAATAGGTTATGTTTTGATCTTTTATCGCAATAGAAAAGCAACCAATACTacattttacaagaaaaaaaataaaaacaaaagatAGTTCATTTTCTACTGACTTGTTGGATAAGAAATTCCAGCAGTGTTTTCATTGGTTACCACTCTTATACGAGGTGAAACCTTGgtgcaaagttaatttgaattgTATACTTTGTTCATTGaatgttgaatttaaaaaaattctacttgaaaaataatttatagtaAATAACCATTTACCACATTTTAccaacttttataaaaaatatttattcaattcattcGCATAATTTCTATCAGTGCAAAAatgtgacaatttttttttcagggagaTTTAAAGGCGCCCAGAcacttaaaaaaagagattatatagctaaaaataaaatattatgaaataatGTGAGCAAAACAACTCATATAATGCCTAAAGTTGCACACGGAATTCTCACGGAATTGAGAAACGTATAGTGGAAGGAATAATATGATTTTCAAGATCATAAAGCACGATTAATGATCACGATCGAAATGGGATTTTCGTGGTAATATCTGAGGGCGGGGGAGGAAACCTACTTGTTCGTTGAGAGAATCGCAAACTTCAGCTCTGATGCCATTCAATTTGGGCGTTGTTGTCCGCAGTAGTTTCTGATTGTCCGCAATGAGACgcaaattgttatttttgagattatttttcacattattgATCTCAACGAGATCACTTATTAGCCTATCTTGACTAGCTTCCACCAGCCCCTTTGGGCTGACAACGTTGCTGCGATGCGTAAAATCTTCGTCTTTCAGCGTATCTGGGGTACCACGATCGCAAtcatcaatgaaaaatcccGAATGGGGCCCGGATGATCGTACACCGTGCTCGTCGTCACTTTCCGTGGATGATTCGGTGGCGTTGAGACTGAGGAAGGTCTCTTCGTCCACGAGAATGGCGCGATTTTTGTCAAATGCGTGCTGTTGGCAACTTAAATCGAGATCTTCGACACTCGATGTGCGTCCATTTGTATTTATTGGACcgataaattcaaattggcCCTGCCAGAGATCATAATCCAAATCCAAACTTTCTGGCTGACTCCGGGATTCGGGTGTCGTCATGATTTTCCACACTTTCACCCCAGAAAACTCAACACCGCAGCCACACTCACACACTTTTGCACCTTAAGTTGGTTCCTTCAGGTGATTGTGTctcatcatcatttttttcttcttacttaACAAcaacgcacttttttttcacaccaaTTCTTCACGTGCCCCACACAATgctatttaatataaatttaaattattcttttttctgtGAGAAAATACATCACAATCAGCACAAATTTTTAGAgaggaaaatgatttattttctctaaataaatCTCCCAACACTTTGAGATCAAAACTTCCTCCAAACTTCCATTCGTGATCAATGAATCGTCAATGTTTGGCCATTTCCTCGCGAAAAAAACGAGACTTCCTCCCCTCCATCATCATTTAACTGAACCAAAACCAAACAGACTCTACCTCCTCTGCCCCCTTCCCCCCGAAACACCTTtattgaagcttttcttttctcttttgcacctgaatcaattttcacgggtggaatttaattaatgcgCTCTTTGCACACCCAAAATGTGAATTGAAACTGAGAGtgatctcttttttctttcattcccagcaatgaaaatgtattttttttttcacacaacaaTTGAGAAAGTGTTAACAACATAATTTGTATATTTCCCTCATCCTCCTCTCATTGTCATTCTGCATATTTACGATCattcaatgcatttttcttcaaaatagtAATATGatttagtattttatttttgtcagAAGATAGTTATGTTGGTATAAAATGTAGGAAATATGTTGACACGCAAATTTCTTTGTTAGTTTGCtaagaaagtatttttgtaTGTAGTTTAATAATTACCTACaagttaatcaaaaaaaaaactaaaacattgaaatgaaAGCAGTAAAAGgtcaaaaatttgattttttggtttttattttaaattactaaTTAATAGATTAACGTATTTTAACCCATTGTACGTCTGATGACGCTTTTAGCAGTTCTCATTTTTATACACTGTAAAAAATTACATGTAACTGTCACTTTGCAAAATACTAATGGCGTatataaaaagcataaaagactaatccatataaatttttatttagagatcaaaataaattattttcagtctaaaaaaaataccttatTAACTCttaaaaaacgtcaaacgttaaaaaagacgttatagataaaaaaaaagggatgtAAAACGTTGCCAAAAAGTCctaagaactttaaaaaacgttaaaatacatatgtcaaacgtttgaaaagaaatgccGTAAAACGTCCAATTGAAACCCAAAGGTTCTAACTGAAAATGTCTACCCGGCTGGCCTGTAGTCTTATTGCCAGCTGggtaattgtaattttttacattagcgtataaaataaaaaattatcagaaaattcttcagggAACTGAGCTACCTCAGGGGTCtaagaaacattgaaaatttaattatggaGTAGTAAAATAAAACCCGGCTGGTCCGTATTTTCTACacatttttcttacatttatttaattttcttaaatttgtaTTTCCTCCTAAAATAAATTCGATTTTACGAAATTGTCATTTCagaattattttgctttttgtttGCAGTCCTTTTGCCAGCTGAGTAATTGTCAAAAGAACGttatgtgagaattttttacaaTAGCGTATAAAAAAGAACATTGTCAGTAAAATTCTTGTagttgtaaaataaaaccCGGCTGGTCcgtattttttcttacattaatttaatagtttttaattaagaaataaatccaaaaatttgtattttgtcctaaaataaattcaattttacgaaattgtcattttagaattattttgcaaaaaagatcagaaaaaagctttcatttttttcactactacTTTTCTCTAAATTGTCTTAAAGCGattgaatagtttttttttcttttcaaagtgcgaaaagtaataaattcgaTTTATGTCTCCAAAGCTTtgtgttttaaattgaataataaattgggTTGCATTTGAACATATCTTACGGCATAAAACACTTGTCCAACAGAGCACTTTCTCACACAGACAACACGTTCCTTATTAAGCAAAAGAAAACCATTAAGATTTTAAATCTCTGTTTATTGTAACGgtaaaatgtttaatgtttcTCATTCACtttatattatttcatttcattcattatGAAATTGTCTTCTTGCGGAGATTTTCAATGCGATATGATTTTTTGCATTGATCTGTACAGAGCGCTCTTATCGCACATTGATGGATGTTCTTATCAATCTTTCCTTCACACTA from Lutzomyia longipalpis isolate SR_M1_2022 chromosome 4, ASM2433408v1 encodes:
- the LOC129794910 gene encoding rab11 family-interacting protein 3 isoform X10; the protein is MYSDVSLDDVQDLNHKLELLQRQVTNLADSQNNVEDITTRTKTEYAVLQARYHMLEEQLRECEMRAEERIAEEQRRNRELLARMEREAQLQTENCQIKVRTVEKEATALQEEAHRLRIQCDKQAADLHATEEKLEITKDNYTALQQEVLELQAREKKLLAEKVATEELMLEMSREVDRLRSERGPAMPTTSPESIRLEELHQELDELRQVNKNLEEANEELQALVLTRGVEEGRNLLNGTSNSLAQELHDMSQSQDGTDAAMLTSLTQLQTAYQDKEEENVRLKHYIDTILLNIVENYPQLLEVKSNSVSNAGN
- the LOC129794910 gene encoding rab11 family-interacting protein 3 isoform X1, translated to MCFFMVFMSFSKCFCVESTYEYQMNCDKISVMMSPSPSVGKSTKHQRPTFLISVTGDEVDSSPVSSSSPSTDAPKSQCSSLSEGDGESFECYGENEILDGGGVDLELTPHVSSNHTGEEHAISRHTWSRSSLRRAPKSNQDANSIRRWGSMRHSGRRQLGSNALASHLYRSASFNSSGRSSNCDNTEDMYSDVSLDDVQDLNHKLELLQRQVTNLADSQNNVEDITTRTKTEYAVLQARYHMLEEQLRECEMRAEERIAEEQRRNRELLARMEREAQLQTENCQIKVRTVEKEATALQEEAHRLRIQCDKQAADLHATEEKLEITKDNYTALQQEVLELQAREKKLLAEKVATEELMLEMSREVDRLRSERGPAMPTTSPESIRLEELHQELDELRQVNKNLEEANEELQALVLTRGVEEGRNLLNGTSNSLAQELHDMSQSQDGTDAAMLTSLTQLQTAYQDKEEENVRLKHYIDTILLNIVENYPQLLEVKSNSVSNAGN
- the LOC129794910 gene encoding rab11 family-interacting protein 3 isoform X3 is translated as MMSPSPSVGKSTKHQRPTFLISVTGDEVDSSPVSSSSPSTDAPKSQCSSLSEGDGESFECYGENEILDGGGVDLELTPHVSSNHTGEEHAISRHTWSRSSLRRAPKSNQDANSIRRWGSMRHSGRRQLGSNALASHLYRSASFNSSGRSSNCDNTEDMYSDVSLDDVQDLNHKLELLQRQVTNLADSQNNVEDITTRTKTEYAVLQARYHMLEEQLRECEMRAEERIAEEQRRNRELLARMEREAQLQTENCQIKVRTVEKEATALQEEAHRLRIQCDKQAADLHATEEKLEITKDNYTALQQEVLELQAREKKLLAEKVATEELMLEMSREVDRLRSERGPAMPTTSPESIRLEELHQELDELRQVNKNLEEANEELQALVLTRGVEEGRNLLNGTSNSLAQELHDMSQSQDGTDAAMLTSLTQLQTAYQDKEEENVRLKHYIDTILLNIVENYPQLLEVKSNSVSNAGN
- the LOC129794910 gene encoding rab11 family-interacting protein 3 isoform X7, whose amino-acid sequence is MDNYSFINSGRRQLGSNALASHLYRSASFNSSGRSSNCDNTEDMYSDVSLDDVQDLNHKLELLQRQVTNLADSQNNVEDITTRTKTEYAVLQARYHMLEEQLRECEMRAEERIAEEQRRNRELLARMEREAQLQTENCQIKVRTVEKEATALQEEAHRLRIQCDKQAADLHATEEKLEITKDNYTALQQEVLELQAREKKLLAEKVATEELMLEMSREVDRLRSERGPAMPTTSPESIRLEELHQELDELRQVNKNLEEANEELQALVLTRGVEEGRNLLNGTSNSLAQELHDMSQSQDGTDAAMLTSLTQLQTAYQDKEEENVRLKHYIDTILLNIVENYPQLLEVKSNSVSNAGN
- the LOC129794910 gene encoding rab11 family-interacting protein 3 isoform X2, which codes for MTTPESRSQPESLDLDYDLWQGQFEFIGPINTNGRTSSVEDLDLSCQQHAFDKNRAILVDEETFLSLNATESSTESDDEHGVRSSGPHSGFFIDDCDRGTPDTLKDEDFTHRSNVVSPKGLVEASQDRLISDLVEINNVKNNLKNNNLRLIADNQKLLRTTTPKLNGIRAEVCDSLNEQLELLQRQVTNLADSQNNVEDITTRTKTEYAVLQARYHMLEEQLRECEMRAEERIAEEQRRNRELLARMEREAQLQTENCQIKVRTVEKEATALQEEAHRLRIQCDKQAADLHATEEKLEITKDNYTALQQEVLELQAREKKLLAEKVATEELMLEMSREVDRLRSERGPAMPTTSPESIRLEELHQELDELRQVNKNLEEANEELQALVLTRGVEEGRNLLNGTSNSLAQELHDMSQSQDGTDAAMLTSLTQLQTAYQDKEEENVRLKHYIDTILLNIVENYPQLLEVKSNSVSNAGN
- the LOC129794910 gene encoding rab11 family-interacting protein 3 isoform X6, with amino-acid sequence MDNYSFIKYYNQKNKTSGRRQLGSNALASHLYRSASFNSSGRSSNCDNTEDMYSDVSLDDVQDLNHKLELLQRQVTNLADSQNNVEDITTRTKTEYAVLQARYHMLEEQLRECEMRAEERIAEEQRRNRELLARMEREAQLQTENCQIKVRTVEKEATALQEEAHRLRIQCDKQAADLHATEEKLEITKDNYTALQQEVLELQAREKKLLAEKVATEELMLEMSREVDRLRSERGPAMPTTSPESIRLEELHQELDELRQVNKNLEEANEELQALVLTRGVEEGRNLLNGTSNSLAQELHDMSQSQDGTDAAMLTSLTQLQTAYQDKEEENVRLKHYIDTILLNIVENYPQLLEVKSNSVSNAGN
- the LOC129794910 gene encoding rab11 family-interacting protein 3 isoform X5 — translated: MTTPESRSQPESLDLDYDLWQGQFEFIGPINTNGRTSSVEDLDLSCQQHAFDKNRAILVDEETFLSLNATESSTESDDEHGVRSSGPHSGFFIDDCDRGTPDTLKDEDFTHRSNVVSPKGLVEASQDRLISDLVEINNVKNNLKNNNLRLIADNQKLLRTTTPKLNGIRAEVCDSLNEQLELLQRQVTNLADSQNNVEDITTRTKTEYAVLQARYHMLEEQLRECEMRAEERIAEEQRRNRELLARMEREAQLQTENCQIKVRTVEKEATALQEEAHRLRIQCDKQAADLHATEEKLEITKDNYTALQQEVLELQAREKKLLAEKVATEELMLEMSREVDRLRSERGPAMPTTSPESIRLEELHQELDELRQVNKNLEEANEELQALVLTRGVEEGRNLLNGTSNSLAQELHDMSQSQLQTAYQDKEEENVRLKHYIDTILLNIVENYPQLLEVKSNSVSNAGN
- the LOC129794910 gene encoding rab11 family-interacting protein 3 isoform X8; protein product: MDNYSFIKYYNQKNKTSGRRQLGSNALASHLYRSASFNSSGRSSNCDNTEDMYSDVSLDDVQDLNHKLELLQRQVTNLADSQNNVEDITTRTKTEYAVLQARYHMLEEQLRECEMRAEERIAEEQRRNRELLARMEREAQLQTENCQIKVRTVEKEATALQEEAHRLRIQCDKQAADLHATEEKLEITKDNYTALQQEVLELQAREKKLLAEKVATEELMLEMSREVDRLRSERGPAMPTTSPESIRLEELHQELDELRQVNKNLEEANEELQALVLTRGVEEGRNLLNGTSNSLAQELHDMSQSQLQTAYQDKEEENVRLKHYIDTILLNIVENYPQLLEVKSNSVSNAGN
- the LOC129794910 gene encoding rab11 family-interacting protein 3 isoform X9, with the protein product MDNYSFINSGRRQLGSNALASHLYRSASFNSSGRSSNCDNTEDMYSDVSLDDVQDLNHKLELLQRQVTNLADSQNNVEDITTRTKTEYAVLQARYHMLEEQLRECEMRAEERIAEEQRRNRELLARMEREAQLQTENCQIKVRTVEKEATALQEEAHRLRIQCDKQAADLHATEEKLEITKDNYTALQQEVLELQAREKKLLAEKVATEELMLEMSREVDRLRSERGPAMPTTSPESIRLEELHQELDELRQVNKNLEEANEELQALVLTRGVEEGRNLLNGTSNSLAQELHDMSQSQLQTAYQDKEEENVRLKHYIDTILLNIVENYPQLLEVKSNSVSNAGN